Proteins co-encoded in one Medicago truncatula cultivar Jemalong A17 chromosome 8, MtrunA17r5.0-ANR, whole genome shotgun sequence genomic window:
- the LOC25502421 gene encoding F-box/LRR-repeat protein 20, giving the protein MKDHAKKKKTYEELKESEKSAKKRMKNEEKSKLETQASMVNFADHYYINDQSLFHLFKNCKLLEETIIFYCHQITNAGIAFALRERPTLRSLSISSYFEQEDRATLFAASPQLKSLRFTCNSWLREESIKIFSSIFPNLQLLDLSYCDNIPEEGICQVLRSCSEIRQLNLARDSRMKLRGMNFKVPKLEVLNLSHTKVDDEALYVISKSCRRLLQLLLERCCDVTEKGEKYVLVIVSVTEKGNSSRVKDALFASILKLLCCAEV; this is encoded by the exons atgaaagatcacgcaaagaagaagaagacataTGAAGAGCTGAAAGAATCAGAGAAAAGCGcgaagaaaaggatgaaaaatgaagaaaaatcgAAGCTTGAAACTCAAGCATCAATG GTTAATTTCGCTGATCATTACTACATCAACGATCAATCGCTTTTCCACTTGTTCAAGAACTGTAAGCTTCTCGAAGAGACAATCATATTTTACTGTCATCAAATAACCAACGCGGGTATTGCTTTTGCTCTCCGTGAGAGACCAACTTTGAGGTCTTTATCCATTTCCAGTTACTTTGAACAGGAAGACCGTGCAACGTTGTTTGCTGCAAGCCCTCAATTAAAGTCTCTCCGTTTTACTTGCAATTCATGGTTAAGAGAGGAAAGcatcaaaatattttcttccattttcccCAATTTGCAGTTGCTTGATTTGAGCTACTGCGATAACATACCTGAAGAAGGTATTTGTCAAGTTTTACGAAGTTGTTCTGAGATTAGACAGTTGAACTTAGCTCGTGATTCAAGAATGAAGCTACGTGGAATGAACTTTAAAGTTCCCAAACTGGAGGTGTTGAACTTGTCACATACAAAAGTTGATGATGAAGCACTCTATGTGATCTCAAAGAGTTGTCGTAGGCTTTTGCAACTGTTATTGGAACGCTGTTGTGATGTCACAGAGAAAGGAGAAAAGTATGTG CTCGTTATTGTTTCAGTGACAGAGAAAGGGAACTCTTCTCGCGTCAAAGATGCCTTGTTTGCTAGCATTCTCAAACTACTCTGCTGTGCTGAAGTTTAA
- the LOC25502423 gene encoding uncharacterized protein — protein MGVVIIDGTTVRDFIADDTHFTNSINEQFTSLDLNNDGVLSRAELRKAFESMRLIESHFGIDVTTPPEQLTRLYDSVFDTFDGDGSGSVDREEFKNEMKKIMLAIADGLGSSPIQMVLEDDDEMNLLKKAADLEASKNAAV, from the coding sequence ATGGGCGTGGTGATAATCGACGGCACCACCGTGCGAGACTTCATCGCCGACGATACACATTTCACAAACAGCATCAACGAACAATTCACCTCCCTCGATCTGAACAACGACGGCGTTCTATCACGCGCCGAGCTTCGCAAAGCATTCGAATCCATGAGACTAATCGAATCTCATTTCGGCATCGACGTAACAACCCCGCCGGAGCAACTCACGCGCCTCTATGACTCCGTTTTCGATACTTTCGACGGCGATGGAAGCGGGAGTGTTGATCGTGAAGAGTTTAAGAATGAGATGAAGAAGATTATGCTTGCTATTGCTGATGGATTAGGTTCTTCGCCTATTCAGATGGTtcttgaagatgatgatgagatGAATCTTTTGAAGAAAGCTGCTGATCTTGAAGCTTCTAAAAACGCTGCCGTTTGA